A region from the Medicago truncatula cultivar Jemalong A17 chromosome 6, MtrunA17r5.0-ANR, whole genome shotgun sequence genome encodes:
- the LOC120575901 gene encoding serine/threonine-protein phosphatase 7 long form homolog — MLLSHEGMTRDDAVEMMMQYLGCDPGDAVVEVTPNRGAHCRFSYLRRIFKDRLLQQLELENEYGVTQEVRGLWDQVVRIYLLYLIGITLFTDKSQTAMDVVYLRYFRDLDVVAEFAWGAAALAHLYRKLNNVAH, encoded by the coding sequence ATGCTTCTGTCCCATGAAGGAATGACAAGGGACGATGCGGTGGAAATGATGATGCAGTATTTGGGTTGTGATCCAGGTGATGCTGTTGTTGAGGTGACTCCTAACAGAGGTGCACATTGTCGATTTAGCTACTTGAGGAGGATTTTCAAGGATCGTCTTTTGCAGCAGTTGGAGTTGGAGAATGAGTATGGTGTGACTCAGGAGGTACGGGGGTTGTGGGACCAGGTTGTCCGCATATATTTGTTATACTTGATCGGGATCACTCTCTTCACTGACAAGAGCCAAACTGCTATGGATGTTGTCTACCTGAGGTACTTTAGAGACCTTGATGTTGTTGCTGAATTTGCATGGGGAGCTGCGGCACTAGCTCACCTCTATAGGAAGCTTAACAATGTTGCACATTGA
- the LOC25496189 gene encoding UDP-glycosyltransferase 74G1, with product MESEKKNHAPHCLILPYPAQGHMNPMIQFSKRLIEKGVKITLITVTSFWKVISNKNLTSIDVESISDGYDEGGLLAAESLEDYKETFWKVGSQTLSELLHKLSSSENPPNCVIFDAFLPWVLDVGKSFGLVGVAFFTQSCSVNSVYYHTHEKLIELPLTQSEYLLPGLPKLAPGDLPSFLYKYGSYPGYFDIVVNQFANIGKADWILANSIYELEPEVVDWLVKIWPLKTIGPSVPSMLLDKRLKDDKEYGVSLSDPNTEFCIKWLNDKPKGSVVYASFGSMAGLSEEQTQELALGLKDSESYFLWVVRECDQSKLPKGFVESSKKGLIVTWCPQLLVLTHEALGCFVTHCGWNSTLEALSIGVPLIAMPLWTDQVTNAKLIADVWKMGVRAVADEKEIVRSETIKNCIKEIIETEKGNEIKKNALKWKNLAKSSVDEGGRSDKNIEEFVAALAQC from the exons ATggaaagtgaaaagaaaaaccATGCACCTCACTGTCTCATCTTACCTTATCCAGCACAAGGCCACATGAACCCTATGATTCAATTCTCAAAACGTTTAATAGAGAAAGGAGTAAAGATAACACTAATAACAGTTACATCTTTCTGGAAAGTAATCAGCAACAAAAATCTCACTTCTATTGATGTCGAAAGCATCTCCGACGGCTACGACGAAGGAGGCCTTTTAGCAGCAGAAAGCTTAGAAGATTACAAAGAAACCTTCTGGAAAGTTGGATCACAAACTCTCTCAGAGCTTCTTCATAAACTTTCAAGCTCAGAAAACCCTCCAAATTGTGTTATCTTTGATGCATTTCTACCTTGGGTTCTTGATGTTGGAAAGAGTTTTGGATTAGTTGGTGTTGCTTTTTTTACTCAATCTTGTTCTGTTAATAGTGTATACTATCATACTCATGAGAAGTTGATAGAGTTGCCACTTACACAATCTGAGTATTTGTTACCTGGATTGCCAAAACTTGCTCCAGGGGATTTGCCTTCTTTCTTGTATAAATATGGATCCTATCCGGGATACTTTGACATAGTTGTCAATCAATTTGCGAATATTGGTAAAGCTGATTGGATTCTTGCAAACTCGATTTATGAACTCGAACCAGAG GTGGTTGATTGGTTAGTGAAAATATGGCCATTAAAGACAATAGGACCATCAGTGCCATCTATGTTATTGGACAAAAGACTCAAAGATGACAAAGAATATGGTGTTAGCCTTTCAGATCCCAATACAGAATTTTGCATCAAATGGCTGAATGATAAGCCTAAAGGTTCAGTTGTGTATGCTTCATTTGGTAGCATGGCCGGTCTTAGTGAAGAGCAAACACAAGAACTAGCTTTAGGATTAAAAGATAGTGAAAGTTATTTCTTATGGGTTGTTAGAGAATGTGATCAAAGTAAGCTTCCAAAAGGGTTTGTGGAATCATCAAAGAAAGGTTTAATAGTGACATGGTGTCCACAACTACTAGTGTTAACACATGAAGCTTTAGGTTGTTTTGTGACACATTGTGGTTGGAACTCGACGTTGGAAGCTTTGAGCATCGGTGTTCCACTGATTGCAATGCCGCTTTGGACCGATCAAGTTACGAATGCAAAGCTTATTGCTGATGTTTGGAAAATGGGAGTAAGAGCTGTTGCTGATGAGAAAGAGATTGTTAGAAgtgaaacaattaaaaattgtataaagGAAATTATTGAGACTGAAAAGGGAaatgaaattaagaaaaatgctTTGAAATGGAAGAATTTGGCTAAGAGTTCTGTTGATGAGGGTGGAAGATCtgataaaaatattgaagaattTGTGGCTGCTTTGGCTCAATGTTGA
- the LOC25496190 gene encoding mogroside IE synthase has translation MYFIRNKKKIREMEKERKNHVAHCLILPYPAQGHMNPMIQFSKRLIEKGVKVTLITVYSYWKTIKNKNLSSNIEVESISDGYDDGGYESAKSFDVYIQTFWRVGSQTLCELLHKLSSSKTPPNCVIFDAFMPWALDVAKNFGLLGVPFFTQSCSVNSIYFHTHQKLIELPISQSEYLLPGLPKLAQGDLPSFLYKYGSYPIIFDVVVNQFSNIGKADWILANTFYELEPEVVDWLSKIWPLKTIGPSVPSSHLDKRIKDDKEYGVSVSDPNTESSIKWLNEKPKRSVVYVSFGSNARLSEEQIEELALGLNDSEKYFLWVVRESEQVKLPKGFEETSKNGLIVTWCPQLEVLTHEAVACFVTHCGWNSTLEALSIGVPLIAMPLWTDQATNAKFIADVWKMGVRAVADEKEIVRSETIKNCIKEIIETEKGNEIKKNALKWKNLAKSSVDEGGRSDKNIEEFVAALTQY, from the exons ATGTATTTTATTAggaataagaagaaaataagagagatggAAAAGGAGAGGAAAAACCATGTAGCTCACTGTCTGATCTTACCTTATCCAGCACAAGGACATATGAATCCTATGATTCAATTCTCAAAGCGTTTGATAGAGAAAGGAGTAAAGGTTACATTGATAACTGTTTATTCATATTGGAAGactatcaaaaacaaaaatctttcTTCAAATATTGAAGTTGAGAGCATCTCAGATGGCTACGATGACGGAGGGTATGAATCGGCAAAGAGCTTTGACGTTTACATACAGACCTTCTGGAGAGTTGGATCACAAACTCTATGTGAGCTTCTTCATAAGCTTTCTAGCTCAAAAACCCCACCAAATTGCGTTATCTTTGATGCATTTATGCCTTGGGCTCTTGATGTTGCCAAGAATTTTGGGCTACTTGGTGTTCCATTTTTCACTCAATCTTGTTCTGTTAATAGCATATACTTTCATACTCAtcagaagttgattgaattgCCAATTTCACAATCTGAGTATTTGTTACCTGGATTGCCAAAACTTGCTCAAGGGGATTTGCCTTCTTTCTTGTATAAATATGGATCCTATCCAATTATATTTGACGTAGTTGTGAATCAATTTTCCAACATTGGTAAAGCAGATTGGATTCTTGCAAACACATTCTATGAACTCGAACCAGAG GTGGTGGATTGGTTGAGTAAGATTTGGCCATTAAAGACAATCGGACCATCAGTGCCATCTTCGCATTTGGATAAAAGAATCAAAGATGACAAAGAATATGGTGTTAGCGTTTCAGATCCAAATACAGAATCTAGCATCAAATGGCTGAACGAGAAACCAAAACGGTCTGTTGTGTACGTCTCATTTGGGAGCAATGCTCGTCTTAGTGAAGAGCAAATAGAAGAACTAGCTTTGGGATTAAACGATAGTGAAAAATATTTCTTATGGGTTGTTAGAGAATCTGAACAAGTTAAGCTTCCAAAAGGGTTTGAAGAAACATCGAAGAATGGTTTAATAGTGACATGGTGTCCACAATTAGAAGTGTTAACACATGAAGCTGTGGCATGTTTTGTGACACACTGTGGTTGGAACTCGACGTTGGAAGCTTTGAGCATTGGTGTACCATTGATTGCAATGCCGCTTTGGACCGATCAAGCTACGAATGCAAAGTTTATTGCTGATGTGTGGAAAATGGGAGTTAGAGCTGTTGCTGATGAGAAAGAGATTGTTAGAAGTGAAACAATTAAGAATTGTATAAAGGAAATAATTGAGACTGAAAAAGGAaatgaaattaagaaaaatgctTTGAAATGGAAGAATTTGGCTAAGAGTTCTGTTGATGAGGGTGGAAGATCTGATAAGAATATAGAAGAATTTGTGGCTGCTTTGACTCAATATTGA
- the LOC25496191 gene encoding UDP-glycosyltransferase 74G1 — MEKEIKNQIPHCLIIPYPTQGHINPMLQFSKRLLQKGLKVTLVNTISSSKTFKTINLNTSIEFETISDGFDDGGLTAAKNIETYIETFRRTGSQTLTQLLHKLTKSNNSIDCVIHDAFLPWVVDVAKEFELYVAVFLTQACCVNSINFHAFKGWLDLPLLEKEIVLPGLPKLEAADLPSFLYKYGTHPGYFDILTNQFSMIDQVDWVLANTFYELEPEVVDWLKKIWSLKTIGPCVPSMFLDRRIQDDNDYGINIFNPNSESCIKWLDDKPKGSVVYVSFGSRSSLSEDQTEEIAYGLKNCGRFFIWVVRESEKSKIPKGFSETLEKGLIVTWCQQLEVFAHEAVGCFVTHCGWNSTLEALSLGVPMIAMPIWTDQITNAKFIVDVWKIAVKGVGDEKGVVRRESIEDCIREIMETEKGNELKNNAIKWKNVSKKSVDEGGSSDKNIVEFVNELMLRRKKF; from the exons AtggagaaagaaataaaaaaccaaatacCTCACTGTTTAATCATTCCATATCCAACACAAGGTCACATAAACCCAATGCTTCAATTCTCAAAACGTTTACTCCAAAAAGGACTAAAAGTCACACTAGTAAACACCATATCATCTTCCAAAACCTTCAAAACCATAAACCTAAACACTTCCATCGAATTCGAAACCATCTCAGATGGTTTCGACGATGGTGGTCTAACCGCCGCAAAAAACATCGAGACATACATAGAAACCTTTCGTCGAACCGGATCACAAACTCTAACTCAACTTCTTCACAAgttaacaaaatcaaacaactcTATAGATTGTGTTATTCATGATGCTTTCTTGCCTTGGGTGGTTGATGTAGCTAAAGAATTTGAACTATATGTTGCTGTTTTTTTAACTCAAGCTTGTTGTGTTAATAGTATAAATTTTCATGCTTTTAAGGGATGGTTGGATTTACCTTTGTTGGAGAAAGAAATTGTGTTACCTGGATTGCCTAAGCTTGAAGCTGCTGATTTGCCttcttttttgtataaatatggAACTCATCCTGGTTACTTTGATATTTTGACTAACCAATTTTCAATGATTGATCAAGTTGATTGGGTTCTTGCTAATACTTTTTATGAATTGGAGCCAGAG GTTGTAGATTGGCTTAAGAAGATTTGGTCATTGAAGACAATAGGACCATGTGTTCCATCCATGTTTTTAGACAGAAGGATCCAAGATGACAATGACTATGGTATTAACATCTTTAATCCAAATTCTGAATCTTGCATCAAATGGTTAGATGATAAACCAAAAGGTTCAGTTGTGTATGTATCGTTCGGAAGCAGGTCAAGTCTTAGTGAAGACCAAACTGAGGAAATAGCTTATGGTTTGAAAAACTGTGGCAGATTTTTTATATGGGTTGTTAGAGAAtctgaaaaaagtaaaattccGAAGGGATTTTCGGAAACATTAGAGAAAGGTTTGATAGTGACATGGTGTCAACAACTAGAAGTGTTTGCACATGAAGCTGTTGGATGTTTTGTAACACATTGTGGTTGGAATTCAACATTGGAAGCTTTGAGTTTAGGAGTTCCGATGATTGCGATGCCAATTTGGACTGATCAAATTACAAATGCAAAGTTTATTGTTGATGTATGGAAAATTGCTGTTAAAGGTGTTGGTGATGAGAAAGGGGTGGTTAGAAGAGAAAGTATTGAAGATTGTATAAGGGAAATAATGGAGACAGAAAAGggaaatgaattgaaaaataatGCTATCAAATGGAAGAATGTGTCGAAGAAATCAGTTGATGAGGGTGGAAGTTCTGATAAGAATATTGTTGAGTTTGTGAATGAATTGATGCTCAGAAGGAAGAAGTTCTAG